The Candidatus Tumulicola sp. genome contains a region encoding:
- the pstS gene encoding phosphate ABC transporter substrate-binding protein PstS produces MRKSLALLGAALFMTVAPAMAATQLTGAGSTFDYPFFSKAFFEYGKTHSDVQVNYQSIGSGGGIQQFTQRTVDFGATDVPMNAGEVKAASAGGGAVLQVPVALGGVSVVYNLPGVDGVRLSPSVLSALFLGTIANWNDPRIAKLNPGKKLPSTPVVVVHRSDGSGTTYIFTDYLSVVSSDWKSKVGTGKSVTWPAQSAIGGKGSEGLAGQVTNNPGAIGYVEAAYALQNKMSQAVLQNAAGKFVTYSPSAVHAAAETRPDVSPENFSIVNAKCAACYPIAGFSWAVVYQNPQDKAKGKVLQQILEWLVGAGAQRIAGGLDYVPLPPAVGSAARKTLSSMHV; encoded by the coding sequence ATGCGAAAAAGTTTGGCGCTGCTTGGAGCGGCGCTTTTTATGACGGTAGCTCCCGCGATGGCGGCGACGCAGCTGACCGGGGCCGGGTCGACCTTTGACTATCCGTTCTTTTCCAAGGCGTTCTTTGAGTACGGCAAGACCCACTCGGACGTCCAAGTCAACTATCAATCGATCGGCAGCGGCGGCGGCATTCAGCAGTTCACGCAGCGCACGGTCGACTTCGGAGCGACCGACGTGCCGATGAATGCCGGCGAAGTCAAAGCGGCCTCAGCCGGCGGCGGAGCCGTCCTGCAAGTGCCGGTCGCGCTTGGCGGCGTTTCGGTGGTCTACAATCTTCCCGGCGTTGATGGGGTGCGCTTGTCGCCCTCGGTACTGTCGGCTCTCTTCCTCGGTACGATTGCGAACTGGAACGATCCGCGAATCGCCAAGCTCAATCCGGGCAAGAAGCTTCCGAGCACGCCCGTCGTCGTGGTGCATCGTTCCGATGGTTCGGGAACGACGTATATTTTCACCGATTATCTGAGCGTGGTTTCGTCCGATTGGAAGTCGAAGGTCGGAACCGGTAAGAGCGTTACGTGGCCGGCACAGAGCGCGATCGGCGGCAAGGGCAGCGAAGGTTTGGCCGGTCAAGTCACCAACAATCCGGGTGCCATCGGTTATGTCGAGGCCGCGTACGCGTTGCAAAACAAAATGTCGCAAGCGGTCCTGCAGAATGCGGCCGGCAAGTTCGTCACTTACAGTCCTTCGGCGGTGCACGCCGCGGCGGAGACCCGCCCCGACGTAAGCCCGGAAAATTTCTCGATTGTCAACGCCAAGTGCGCGGCGTGTTACCCGATCGCCGGTTTCAGTTGGGCGGTCGTGTACCAGAACCCGCAAGACAAAGCCAAAGGAAAAGTGTTGCAGCAAATTCTTGAATGGCTCGTTGGGGCCGGCGCCCAACGCATCGCAGGCGGTTTGGACTACGTCCCGCTACCGCCCGCGGTCGGTAGCGCTGCGCGCAAGACCCTTTCCTCGATGCATGTCTAA